Genomic DNA from Marnyiella aurantia:
AGGGCATTCACCTCCTCATAGTTGACGTACATCTTACGGAATGCATCGTCGTTGGTTTTCAGCTCTGCGATTTTCTGCACATACTCAGGAAACTCGTTAGTTAAAATGTGGTTTTCCATGGTGTAAACTTTTTGTGGATTATTACAGACTAAAGTTAAACACTTTTTCGTCGTCAGTCAATATGAAACATATCATCAGCAAAAAAATAGCTGGATTTTGGGAGGGCTCCGTAAGGTCTCTGCTTCATGTGCCGGATGATTGGTGTACTGCCCTTCAACATAAAAACGACGGAATTTAATGGAGTTGCACATAATGCAATTTTGATGAATTATTCCTTTGAAAAACTTAAGCATTTCCTTACTTTTGGGAAAATACAGATTTACGCAAAATGGGACACCTACCAAAGTTGATAGAGGATTTAGCATTGATATTGATAGTGGCGGCTTTTGTCGTTATTATTTTCAGAAAAATCAAGCAGCCTCTTGTACTGGGATATATTATCGCGGGTTT
This window encodes:
- a CDS encoding YdcH family protein, yielding MENHILTNEFPEYVQKIAELKTNDDAFRKMYVNYEEVNALIQHYEDGEVNHTTDEHLTELRRKRLHLKDSIYSYLHSN